From Nicotiana tabacum cultivar K326 chromosome 22, ASM71507v2, whole genome shotgun sequence, one genomic window encodes:
- the LOC107769162 gene encoding transcription factor bHLH87, giving the protein MDTLDWDATPIIRSASYSRKNQQQQMVKNSLMMSNSYLFAPVSSKANALINPIQQQCHDIGNSSTSSAMVLQEFGAAFDPIHVLSSWKIHQRQEAAARLAADSVAAKSGTGPSRDCTKMGPSSFLPQNNIMPYFDNNQLAVCGIMANNGLLSKSRSPGCLLSATNTTNYTDTSVEDDGISMIFSDDSKSLWNTNNDNFAVSSGESAIDAFNSKPIDVNDSNNIECPVNETDQHNNPVRSKRRYNRALLQPDSSTRDSGFQLISENQPKSKKPRSENKLPSSANINFQQSSSSASSSDHEPDSEAMAQMKEMFYCAAAFRPVSFGEEVEAEKPKRKNVRISTDPQTVAARQRREKISEKIKILQKMVPGGSKMDTASMLDEAANYLKFLRSQIKAMEVFGHKINPLIMTNISSLSSIPFNYPFPMQPHFPPTIS; this is encoded by the exons ATGGATACTCTTGATTGGGATGCGACGCCAATCATCAGAAGCGCGTCTTATTCACggaaaaatcagcaacaacagaTGGTCAAGAACAGCTTAATGATGTCTAATTCATACCTTTTTGCCCCGGTTAGTAGCAAAGCTAATGCTTTGATCAATCCAATTCAGCAGCAATGTCATGATATTGGCAATTCAAGCACGTCGTCGGCCATGGTTCTTCAGGAATTTGGAGCTGCATTTGATCCAATACACGTCCTTTCTAGTTGGAAGATCCACCAGCGCCAAGAAGCTGCCGCAAGATTGGCTGCGGATTCTGTCGCTGCTAAATCAGGAACAGGTCCGAGCAGGGATTGTACTAAAATGGgcccttcttcttttcttccacAGAACAATATTATGCCTTACTTCGATAATAATCAATTGGCAGTTTGTGGCATAATGGCTAATAATGGCCTACTGTCAAAGAGCAGGTCCCCTGGTTGCTTGCTTTCTGCAACCAATACAACCAATTACACGGACACATCGGTCGAAGATGATGGAATTTCCATGATTTTCTCTGATGATTCCAAAAGCTTGTGGAATACCAACAATGACAATTTTGCAGTTTCATCCGGAGAATCTGCAATTGACGCTTTTAACTCGAAACCCATAGATGTCAATGACAGCAACAATATTGAGTGCCCTGTTAATGAGACCGATCAACACAACAATCCAGTAAGATCCAAGAGAAGATACAATCGCGCTCTGCTCCAACCAG ATTCCTCAACCAGAGACTCTGGTTTCCAGCTCATTTCGGAAAACCAACCCAAGTCCAAGAAACCCAGATCAGAAAATAAGCTTCCAAGTTCAGCAAACATCAATTTCCAGCAATCTAGTTCGTCGGCATCTTCGTCAGATCATGAACCCGATTCAGAAGCAATGGCGCAAATGAAGGAAATGTTTTATTGTGCAGCGGCATTCAGGCCAGTGAGCTTTGGCGAGGAAGTAGAAGCGGAAAAGCCCAAGAGGAAGAACGTAAGAATATCAACAGATCCACAGACAGTTGCGGCGAGGCAAAGGAGGGAAAAGATAagcgaaaaaataaaaatattgcagAAGATGGTACCAGGAGGAAGCAAAATGGACACTGCATCTATGCTTGACGAGGCTGCTAATTATCTCAAGTTCTTGAGGTCACAAATTAAAGCGATGGaagtttttggccataaaataaaTCCATTAATTATGACTAACATTAGTTCTTTATCTTCAATACCATTCAACTATCCATTTCCCATGCAACCCCATTTTCCTCCTACAATTAGCTAA